ACCAAAGAACAGTACCACTGACAACGCTTGTGAGACCCGAATAACGTTAAATAACATGAGCGAGTCAGTCCGCATCCCTTCTGTGAAGAAGCGACCAAAGGCGTACCAAGCAACATAAGTCAAGAAGACATCACCCTGCTTATACCAATGTGTGCGATGACGCGTGAGCATCAGTAAGGCAAATCCTAATAGATCCCATACCGACTCATACAAGAATGTTGGTTGCCGATACGCGCCACGGATATACATCTGGTTAATCAGCCAATCAGGTAAGTGCAAGCCTTGTAAGAAACTCAGACTAGTCACTCGACCAAAAGCCTCCTGATTCATAAAGTTACCCCAGCGACCAATACCTTGGCCCATGATCACCGTTGGTGCGGCAATATCAAGCATTAGCCAAGTTGGGATAAAGCGTGACCGACAGAATAAAATGACCACAATTCCGGCGCCAATCAAGCCACCATAGATGGCAATTCCACCATCCCAGATACGGATGATTTCACCGGGATTCTGACGATAATATGACCACTGGAAAATCACATAGTAAGTCCGCGCCGCAATTAAAGTAAACGGAAGTGCCCATAAAATCATATCGTAAATGTCATCGGGCCGAACACCCCGTCGCTGACCTTCACGTACTGCTAGTGCAACCGCAATGACGACGGCACTAGCAATAATGACGCCGTACCAATGGACCTGAATTGGTCCTAACCGCAGTGCAATTGGGTTAAGTGCCCCTAAAACGGTATTCACGCTACTGCCATCTCCTTATTACTTGTGAGAATCATGCACGGAATTCGTTTTGATCAACTTGTTCAAGTTATCGTCAAAGACCTTGGTCGCATCGTAGCCCATGCTCTCGGCCCGAAAGTTCATGGCCGCTGCTTCGATAATGATTGCTAGGTTACGTCCAGTCTTAACTGGAATCGAGATTTCAGGAACTTCAACATCAAAGAATTTCCGGTTCTGTTCTCCATTTCCTAGTCTATCAAATTGCTTATCAGGCGTCCAATTCTCAAGGTGCACGATAAGGTCAATGTCGGTATCTTGACGAACAGCCCCAGCGCCAAAAAGATTCATAACATCAATAATTCCGATACCTCGAATCTCCAATAAGTGATTCAAGATTGCGGGTGCTTCACCGACAAGCGTTTGTTCATCCTGTTGATAGACATCGACCCGGTCATCAGCAATCAAACGATGCCCCCGTTTGACTAATTCCAGGGCCGTTTCACTCTTCCCAACACCGGAATCACCAGTAATCAGCACACCTAATCCATAGATGTCAACTAATACCCCGTGGACAGATTGTCGTTCAGCTAATTTACCTTCCAAGTAATTCGTCATATTACTTAGAATCCGTGATGATGTCATTTTCGTTCCTAAAATCGGCACGCCATTTTCCTCACCGGCTTGCACGAGTTCTTCTGGAACGGGTAACCCCGTTGAAATGACGAACGCGGGTGTGGTTAACTGACACATCTTACGAAAAATCATCAGTCGTTCATCATGACTCATATTTTTCGAATAAGCGGTTTCAGTTTTACCTAGCAATTGCACTCGTTCACGAGGATAGTAGTTGAAGTAACCGGTCAACGCCAGCCCCGGACGTGAAATGTCGCTCGTTGTAATATCTTTCTTTTCTAATAAGTCAGCGCCATGATACACATCCAGGCGCGTATTTTTCACCAAATCGGCAACGGTTACACTTCCTGCCAAAAGAATCCCTCCTAATTGTTCCACTAATAAAAAAGTGTGGCCCGCGTTGTCCAGTCGCGCCATTACGCTACCCTTTCAAGCGGCCACACTTTTATGACTGAAAACGGATTATTTCTATCTTCTAATCTTAGCACTTTAAAGCGCTTTATTCACCATCAACGCCGTCTTTCGCGAAAAAGTTGGAAACAATCACGTTAGCAATTGACATGAGAATCGAAACAACCATCGCCATGCCAAAACTCGAAAAGCCGAAATTGGCCTTACCCACAACGTAGGATGTCATCTGAAGCATAAAACCATTGATGACAATACTGAATAGCCCGAGTGTCAATAACGTAATCGGTAACGATAATAACAGCAAAAACGGCTTAATAGCGGCGTTTAAAATTGCAAGCACAAAACTGGCAATTAAAGCCATCCACACACTTGCAACGTGAAAACTGCTCTGAAAAAAGCCAGCAATCGCAATAAATAAGATTGTATTGATTAAAATTCGTTTCCAAAAGCCCACTGTATAATCACTCCATTAATCTTAGTGACGCGGATCATCCTCTTCATGAACGTTATGAATCTCTTTGCGCCCATGCGCTTGCGGTTTAGCTTGAGTACCGGTACTTTGCCGCATCTGTTCGAAGAAACCCGTATTGTCTGGTTTACTTGGGATAATTGTCATTAATACTAAGTATACCAAAA
This Lactiplantibacillus plantarum DNA region includes the following protein-coding sequences:
- a CDS encoding phage holin family protein, with translation MGFWKRILINTILFIAIAGFFQSSFHVASVWMALIASFVLAILNAAIKPFLLLLSLPITLLTLGLFSIVINGFMLQMTSYVVGKANFGFSSFGMAMVVSILMSIANVIVSNFFAKDGVDGE
- the hprK gene encoding HPr(Ser) kinase/phosphatase translates to MAGSVTVADLVKNTRLDVYHGADLLEKKDITTSDISRPGLALTGYFNYYPRERVQLLGKTETAYSKNMSHDERLMIFRKMCQLTTPAFVISTGLPVPEELVQAGEENGVPILGTKMTSSRILSNMTNYLEGKLAERQSVHGVLVDIYGLGVLITGDSGVGKSETALELVKRGHRLIADDRVDVYQQDEQTLVGEAPAILNHLLEIRGIGIIDVMNLFGAGAVRQDTDIDLIVHLENWTPDKQFDRLGNGEQNRKFFDVEVPEISIPVKTGRNLAIIIEAAAMNFRAESMGYDATKVFDDNLNKLIKTNSVHDSHK
- the lgt gene encoding prolipoprotein diacylglyceryl transferase, with product MNTVLGALNPIALRLGPIQVHWYGVIIASAVVIAVALAVREGQRRGVRPDDIYDMILWALPFTLIAARTYYVIFQWSYYRQNPGEIIRIWDGGIAIYGGLIGAGIVVILFCRSRFIPTWLMLDIAAPTVIMGQGIGRWGNFMNQEAFGRVTSLSFLQGLHLPDWLINQMYIRGAYRQPTFLYESVWDLLGFALLMLTRHRTHWYKQGDVFLTYVAWYAFGRFFTEGMRTDSLMLFNVIRVSQALSVVLFFGSIGLMIWRRRHNPNNRWYLAGSGQKVVAENK
- a CDS encoding PspC domain-containing protein, whose amino-acid sequence is MKSNTKQKLTKSNNRVFAGVLGGIAEYLNWNATILRVLYVILTLVTHGFGVLVYLVLMTIIPSKPDNTGFFEQMRQSTGTQAKPQAHGRKEIHNVHEEDDPRH